One window of Felis catus isolate Fca126 chromosome D4, F.catus_Fca126_mat1.0, whole genome shotgun sequence genomic DNA carries:
- the ZBTB5 gene encoding zinc finger and BTB domain-containing protein 5, which produces MDFPGHFEQIFQQLNYQRLHGQLCDCVIVVGNRHFKAHRSVLAACSTHFRALFSVAEGDQTMNMIQLDSEVVTAEAFAALIDMMYTSTLMLGESNVMDVLLAASHLHLNSVVKACKHYLTTRTLPMSPPSERVQEQSARMQRSFMLQQLGLSIVSSALNSSQSGEEQPAPLSSSMRSNLDQRTPFPIRRLHKRKQSAEERARQRLRPTMEEAAIADVTPENGPSGVHSREEFFSPDSLKMVDNPKADGMTDNQEDSAIMFDQSFGAQEDAQVPSQSDNSASNMAQLSMASRATQVETSFEQEAATEKSGFQCENPEVGLGDKEHMRVVVKSEPLSSPEPQDEVSDVTSQAEGSESVEVEGVVVSAEKIDLSPESSDRSFSDPQSSTDRVGDIHILEVTNNLEHKSTFSISNFLNKSRGSNFSANQNNDDNIPNTTSDCRLEGEAPYLLSPEAGPAGGPSSAPGSHVENPFSEPADSHFVRPMQEVMGLPCVQTSGYQGGEQFGMDFSRSGLGLHSSFSRVMMGSPRGGASNFPYYRRIAPKMPVVTSVRSSQIPENSAGSQLMMNAATSSFENGHPSQPGPPQLTRASADVLSKCKKALSEHNVLVVEGARKYACKICCKTFLTLTDCKKHIRVHTGEKPYACLKCGKRFSQSSHLYKHSKTTCLRWQSSNLPSTLL; this is translated from the coding sequence ATGGATTTTCCTGGACACTTTGAACAGATCTTCCAGCAACTGAACTACCAGAGACTTCACGGTCAGCTCTGTGACTGTGTCATTGTAGTGGGGAATAGACATTTTAAAGCCCACCGATCTGTACTGGCAGCATGCAGCACGCATTTCCGAGCCCTGTTCTCCGTGGCAGAGGGAGATCAGACCATGAACATGATCCAGCTGGATAGCGAGGTAGTGACAGCGGAGGCCTTTGCTGCACTGATTGACATGATGTACACCTCCACCCTCATGCTGGGGGAGAGCAACGTTATGGATGTCTTATTGGCAGCCTCTCACCTGCATTTGAACTCTGTCGTTAAGGCATGTAAACATTACTTAACGACAAGGACGCTGCCCATGTCTCCCCCCAGTGAGCGCGTCCAGGAGCAGAGTGCCCGCATGCAGCGCTCCTTTATGCTGCAGCAGCTGGGGCTGAGCATCGTGAGCTCGGCCCTCAATTCCAGCCAGAGTGGCGAGGAGCAGCCAGCCCCCCTGAGCTCGTCGATGCGCAGCAACCTGGACCAGCGGACACCCTTCCCCATAAGACGCCTTCATAAACGCAAGCAGTCTGCAGAGGAGCGGGCCAGACAGCGCCTCCGACCCACCATGGAGGAGGCCGCCATCGCTGACGTTACGCCAGAGAACGGGCCGTCAGGGGTCCATTCTCGGGAGGAGTTCTTCTCACCAGACTCCCTGAAAATGGTGGATAACCCTAAGGCTGACGGAATGACCGACAACCAGGAAGATAGTGCCATCATGTTTGACCAGTCTTTCGGTGCTCAAGAAGATGCCCAGGTGCCCAGCCAGTCTGACAACAGTGCCAGCAACATGGCCCAGTTGTCCATGGCCTCTCGTGCAACTCAGGTGGAGACCAGTTTTGAGCAGGAAGCCGCGACCGAGAAAAGTGGTTTTCAGTGTGAAAATCCTGAGGTTGGCCTTGGTGACAAGGAACACATGAGAGTGGTGGTTAAATCTGAGCCCCTGAGCTCTCCTGAGCCTCAGGATGAAGTGAGTGACGTGACCTCACAGGCAGAAGGCAGCGAATCTGTGGAAGTGGAAGGGGTTGTGGTCAGTGCCGAGAAGATAGACCTCAGCCCTGAAAGTAGCGATCGGAGTTTCTCGGATCCCCAGTCTAGCACTGACAGGGTAGGTGACATCCATATTTTGGAAGTCACAAATAACCTAGAACATAAATCGACTTTTAGCATCTCGAATTTTCTTAACAAGAGCAGAGGAAGTAACTTTAGTGCAAATCAGAACAATGATGATAACATCCCAAACACCACCAGTGACTGCAGGTTGGAGGGCGAGGCCCCTTATTTGTTGAGTCCAGAGGCTGGGCCTGCTGGCGGGCCCTCCTCGGCCCCTGGCTCTCACGTGGAGAACCCATTCAGTGAGCCTGCGGACTCCCACTTTGTCAGGCCTATGCAGGAAGTGATGGGCCTGCCCTGTGTGCAGACTTCAGGCTACCAAGGAGGAGAACAGTTTGGGATGGATTTTTCCAGGTCCGGTTTGGGCCTCCACTCCTCCTTCTCCAGGGTCATGATGGGCTCCCCAAGAGGAGGAGCCAGTAACTTTCCGTACTACCGACGCATAGCTCCCAAAATGCCGGTTGTAACTTCTGTCAGGAGCTCCCAGATCCCAGAAAACTCTGCCGGTTCCCAGCTCATGATGAATGCGGCCACGTCCTCGTTTGAGAACGGCCATCCTTCGCAGCCTGGCCCTCCGCAGCTGACCAGGGCATCTGCTGACGTGCTGTCAAAGTGCAAGAAGGCCTTGTCAGAGCACAACGTCTTGGTCGTAGAGGGGGCTCGCAAGTACGCCTGCAAAATCTGCTGCAAGACTTTTCTGACCTTGACAGATTGCAAGAAGCACATCCGTGTTCACACAGGTGAAAAACCCTACGCCTGCCTCAAGTGCGGCAAGAGGTTCAGTCAGTCCAGCCACCTGTATAAACATTCAAAGACCACCTGCCTGCGCTGGCAGAGCAGCAACCTGCCCAGCACTTTGCTCTAA